A region of Pseudosulfitobacter pseudonitzschiae DNA encodes the following proteins:
- a CDS encoding DUF7146 domain-containing protein, protein MSARRSIADLSADLADRAESFCRQYFPEGRKQGNYWQVGDTSGARGQSLAIRLQAQDGRKAGSWADFATGQYGDLIDLLRERLGSVTLKETLREARSFLGEAPCPAVSRETQRAERPDAASSKRIARARKLFAVGKPVLGTLAATYLHARGITRLGPALRYHPRVFLRQGEDDPDPPQRAPALLAKITDNRGQITGCARFYLDPSNGGLAAIENPKRILGQLHGHAIRFWSGKARSDLIVGEGLENTLSVGTALPEFDLASCLTATHLGLFIPPPGIQRIWIARDNDEAGRNASMRLRNRLEMRGISCGDLVPTMDDFNDDLRAFGRDALRRSLLKAMKAQGLEIEDG, encoded by the coding sequence ATGAGCGCGCGGCGCAGCATCGCGGACCTCTCGGCCGATCTTGCAGACCGGGCCGAGAGTTTCTGCCGCCAGTATTTCCCCGAGGGACGCAAGCAGGGCAATTATTGGCAGGTCGGTGACACGTCTGGTGCAAGGGGGCAGAGTCTCGCCATCCGGCTCCAGGCGCAGGACGGGCGCAAAGCCGGATCCTGGGCCGATTTCGCGACGGGGCAATACGGCGACCTGATCGACCTGCTGCGGGAACGGCTTGGGTCGGTGACGCTCAAGGAAACGCTGAGGGAGGCCCGGTCTTTTCTCGGCGAGGCCCCCTGCCCTGCCGTATCTCGTGAAACCCAAAGGGCTGAGCGCCCCGATGCTGCCTCCAGCAAACGCATTGCGCGGGCGCGCAAGCTCTTTGCCGTTGGCAAGCCGGTGCTTGGCACCTTGGCCGCCACTTATCTGCACGCGCGCGGCATCACACGGCTTGGCCCGGCCCTGCGCTATCACCCGCGGGTCTTTCTGCGGCAGGGCGAGGACGATCCCGATCCGCCGCAAAGGGCCCCTGCCCTACTGGCAAAGATCACCGACAATCGAGGCCAGATCACCGGATGCGCGCGTTTCTATCTCGACCCGTCCAATGGCGGCTTGGCCGCGATCGAGAACCCGAAACGGATCCTCGGGCAACTGCATGGCCATGCCATCCGCTTCTGGTCCGGCAAGGCGCGCTCTGATCTCATCGTCGGCGAAGGTCTCGAGAATACCCTCTCGGTCGGCACGGCTCTCCCGGAGTTCGACCTCGCCTCCTGTCTCACCGCCACCCATCTTGGTCTCTTCATCCCGCCGCCGGGCATCCAGCGTATCTGGATCGCGCGAGACAATGACGAGGCGGGACGCAACGCATCAATGAGATTGCGTAACCGTCTGGAAATGCGTGGAATTTCCTGTGGTGATCTTGTGCCGACCATGGACGATTTCAACGACGATCTGCGGGCATTTGGCAGAGATGCGCTGCGCCGGTCCCTGCTCAAGGCCATGAAAGCACAAGGTCTGGAGATCGAGGACGGGTGA
- a CDS encoding DUF2493 domain-containing protein: MPHQTDIQEETGVTSAILDHLTFHGATPGPGETDHRPLPQLDEVELAMATLFDTTIGLLTGSQLEDNLEEMLWSLTSIFHRRLTHIQKLLDDNEFEVRESLAIQDGSEVASVELERLQMIGLKLWDHRDAFEQMRDLAVDHFSAAMGSPWLPRTGSRVSHRGLTSAVVDSRAYLSAKRRKETEVHCPEGTRIAFSGGDYQAYDLIWSVLDATLAKYPDMVLLHGGTPKGAEMIAARWADTRGVTQVVFKPDWKSHGKAAPFKRNDKMLETMPQGLIATPGSGITENIVDKARKLGIRIKRIGA; the protein is encoded by the coding sequence ATGCCCCATCAGACAGACATCCAAGAGGAAACCGGCGTAACCTCCGCCATCCTCGACCATCTCACATTTCACGGCGCAACGCCCGGGCCGGGCGAGACCGATCATCGCCCCCTGCCCCAGCTCGACGAGGTCGAGCTCGCCATGGCGACGCTTTTCGACACCACCATCGGCCTTCTCACCGGCAGCCAGTTGGAAGACAATCTCGAAGAGATGCTCTGGTCCCTGACCTCGATCTTCCATCGCCGGCTGACCCATATCCAGAAGCTTCTCGACGACAACGAATTCGAGGTCCGGGAAAGTCTGGCCATCCAGGACGGCTCCGAGGTCGCCTCGGTCGAACTCGAGCGCCTCCAGATGATCGGGCTCAAGCTCTGGGACCATCGCGACGCTTTCGAGCAGATGCGCGATCTGGCCGTGGACCACTTCTCGGCCGCCATGGGCTCGCCCTGGCTCCCCCGCACCGGATCACGCGTCTCGCATCGCGGCCTCACCTCCGCCGTGGTGGACAGCCGGGCCTATCTCTCGGCCAAGCGGCGCAAGGAGACCGAGGTGCATTGCCCCGAAGGCACGCGGATCGCTTTTTCGGGCGGGGACTATCAGGCCTACGATCTGATCTGGTCCGTCCTCGATGCTACCCTTGCGAAATACCCGGACATGGTGCTCTTGCACGGCGGCACGCCCAAAGGCGCCGAGATGATCGCCGCCCGGTGGGCAGATACGCGCGGTGTCACTCAAGTGGTCTTCAAGCCCGACTGGAAGAGCCACGGCAAGGCCGCCCCCTTCAAGCGCAACGACAAGATGCTCGAGACCATGCCTCAGGGTCTGATCGCCACCCCTGGCTCCGGCATCACCGAGAACATCGTCGACAAGGCCCGCAAGCTCGGGATCCGCATCAAGAGGATCGGGGCTTAG